A single region of the Streptomyces sp. NBC_01381 genome encodes:
- a CDS encoding two-component system response regulator produces the protein MVQKAKILLVDDRPENLLALEAILSALDQTLVRASSGEEALKALLTDDFAVILLDVQMPGMDGFETAAHIKRRERTRDIPIIFLTAINHGPHHTFRGYAAGAVDYISKPFDPWVLRAKVSVFVELYMKNCQLREQAALLRLQLEGGGKSVAGEAKEPAGLLAELSARLAAVEEQAEALSKQLDDDSADAAAVATAAHLERKLTGLRRALDALEPGTGSGATSVSSQS, from the coding sequence ATGGTGCAGAAGGCCAAGATCCTCCTGGTCGATGACCGGCCGGAGAATCTGCTGGCGCTGGAGGCCATCCTCTCTGCGCTCGATCAGACACTGGTGCGGGCATCGTCCGGGGAGGAAGCGCTCAAAGCACTACTCACGGACGACTTCGCGGTCATTCTGCTGGACGTCCAGATGCCGGGCATGGACGGGTTCGAAACCGCCGCGCACATCAAGCGGCGAGAACGGACCCGGGACATCCCGATCATCTTCCTCACCGCCATCAACCACGGGCCGCATCACACGTTCCGTGGCTATGCCGCGGGCGCGGTGGACTACATCTCCAAGCCGTTCGACCCGTGGGTGCTGCGCGCGAAGGTCTCGGTCTTCGTCGAGCTGTACATGAAGAACTGCCAACTGCGGGAGCAGGCAGCCCTGCTGCGCCTCCAGCTCGAAGGCGGCGGCAAGTCCGTGGCGGGTGAAGCCAAGGAGCCGGCCGGGCTCCTCGCCGAGCTGTCCGCGCGCCTCGCGGCCGTCGAGGAGCAGGCGGAAGCGCTCTCCAAACAGCTGGACGACGACTCGGCGGATGCCGCCGCCGTCGCCACCGCGGCCCATCTCGAACGCAAACTCACCGGCCTGCGGCGGGCTCTTGACGCCTTGGAGCCGGGCACGGGCAGCGGCGCGACTTCGGTCTCCTCGCAGAGCTGA
- a CDS encoding PHB depolymerase family esterase: MPTRRGKSMRYAIPATLIALLLPLGACGSDDEGSDKPDNAKPTKKKPAPKTPRPGDQKVALSCKGQKRVYSVHAPPGYTTGKQLPLIIAMHPYPGTGDSAAQITDLSKKADKENFLVAYPDGLNQGFNALVCCGTEDDVGFLRTMTKRLVGTWKADPERIYATGISNGGDMAYKLAVELPDTFAAIAPVSGGYIGPDTAQESYVPKTPVSLVTFIGGLDPHYADFDEGIKAWQKRLSCKAPPPQKLKKNITKTSAKCRDGSTTVTYRLPDMAHQWPGGAGTMADPEAGISATDLMWEFFKTQVRD, translated from the coding sequence ATGCCGACCCGACGTGGTAAGTCCATGCGGTACGCCATTCCCGCGACGCTCATCGCGCTGCTTCTGCCGCTCGGGGCCTGCGGATCCGACGACGAAGGATCCGACAAGCCCGACAACGCGAAGCCCACCAAGAAGAAGCCCGCCCCGAAAACCCCGCGCCCGGGCGACCAGAAGGTCGCCCTCTCCTGCAAGGGACAGAAGCGCGTCTACAGCGTGCACGCCCCACCCGGCTACACCACGGGCAAGCAACTCCCCCTGATCATCGCCATGCACCCCTATCCGGGCACGGGCGACTCGGCGGCCCAGATCACCGACCTCAGCAAGAAGGCCGACAAGGAGAACTTCCTCGTCGCCTACCCCGACGGCCTGAACCAAGGCTTCAACGCACTGGTCTGCTGCGGCACTGAGGACGACGTCGGCTTCCTTCGTACGATGACAAAGAGGCTGGTCGGCACCTGGAAAGCCGACCCGGAACGCATCTACGCGACGGGAATCTCCAACGGCGGAGACATGGCGTACAAACTCGCCGTCGAACTCCCCGACACCTTCGCCGCCATAGCCCCGGTCAGCGGCGGCTACATCGGCCCGGACACGGCCCAGGAGTCGTACGTCCCCAAGACACCCGTCTCGCTCGTGACGTTCATCGGCGGCCTGGACCCGCACTACGCGGACTTCGACGAGGGCATCAAGGCCTGGCAGAAACGCCTCTCCTGCAAGGCGCCGCCGCCCCAGAAGCTCAAGAAAAACATCACGAAGACCTCGGCGAAATGCCGCGACGGCTCCACCACCGTCACCTACCGTCTCCCGGACATGGCCCATCAATGGCCGGGCGGCGCCGGCACAATGGCCGACCCTGAGGCGGGCATCAGCGCGACGGACCTGATGTGGGAGTTCTTCAAGACCCAGGTCCGCGACTAG
- a CDS encoding SpoIIE family protein phosphatase, with the protein MVGDLGVDTRTRSSVITARAAATFDPVGRSVATARSFVRDTLQGWGFTDIVDDAVVLTSELVTNAVVHAGTAADVLCLRTEDAVRIEVSDHYPEREIPLQQSAVNMGNPDREGGRGLQLCAALATRWGVDYTPTQKQVWFQLDLPDRSVGTRAAGPALPAEMLPLTDGRVRVAVVQIDRVGAISAWNEDAEELFGYVAEQVTGKPLTDFAAWPHTPGTSTGIVEALQLSRWEGSYGIRGSDGRVTPVYASHLRVRDTDGEPSTVCLLVRDDERAVLQTPLRGPAPEPGTLTEPHTADPFEVFIGSPAPDDLDGLLQRTVERARDMLDGDAAFLLLATDDETELEVRASTGLPSARQRFARVPVEAGPGRYGSARMPAVHEDLTVVPGAVPLLSGTGMRSVVTVPLKVEGRLTGSLGVAAESPDRYSNEEALRLQFAADRIALAVESARLGELERLRRGSLSFLVEASDLLAGTLDRDQTLALMAQMTVPTLATWCAVYTIADQSSEPYLSYVLHEDEERIDGLKALLSKIAPPDPVPTPGARVWAAPSEAAHQAALRTSMRSLGLGEPLSLGSGIGTTLSTASAVGGETVVLPLVARNRVIGMLTLGKPSDEHFRQEILELAEDLSRRAALALDNARLYSERMAISQSLQRSLLPPGLPQVPGVEVEVIYRAAGEGNEVGGDFYDLFPIRDGAYGFAIGDVCGTGPEAAAVTGLARHALRLLAREGFGGPAVLERLNAAILDEGARSRFLTLLYGELWPQEDGSAVLKIVCAGHPLPLRLRQDGTVEPYAEPQPLLGVMDDLELYEQTMTLDPGDVLLCVTDGVTERREGTRMLGDDGLADVLTTCTGLTAGAVAARIMRAVERFATDAPSDDMAILAMRVPGLHKD; encoded by the coding sequence ATGGTGGGAGATCTGGGCGTCGATACTCGTACGAGGAGTTCTGTGATCACGGCGCGCGCGGCTGCGACTTTCGACCCCGTCGGGCGGTCCGTCGCGACGGCCCGCTCCTTCGTCCGCGACACCCTCCAGGGCTGGGGGTTCACGGACATCGTCGACGACGCGGTCGTCCTCACCAGCGAGCTGGTCACCAACGCCGTGGTGCACGCGGGCACCGCCGCGGACGTCCTGTGCCTGCGCACCGAGGACGCCGTACGCATCGAGGTCTCCGACCACTATCCGGAACGGGAGATCCCGCTCCAGCAGTCCGCCGTGAACATGGGCAACCCCGACCGCGAGGGCGGCCGCGGCCTCCAGCTGTGCGCGGCGCTCGCCACCCGCTGGGGCGTCGACTACACCCCCACGCAGAAGCAGGTCTGGTTCCAACTCGACCTCCCCGACCGCTCGGTGGGCACCCGCGCGGCGGGCCCCGCCCTCCCCGCCGAGATGCTCCCGCTCACCGACGGCAGAGTCCGCGTCGCCGTCGTCCAGATCGACCGCGTGGGCGCGATCTCGGCCTGGAACGAAGACGCCGAAGAGCTCTTCGGGTACGTCGCCGAACAGGTCACCGGCAAGCCGCTCACCGACTTCGCCGCCTGGCCGCACACCCCGGGCACCAGCACCGGCATCGTGGAGGCCCTCCAACTCTCGCGCTGGGAAGGCAGTTACGGCATCCGCGGCTCCGACGGCCGCGTCACCCCCGTCTACGCCTCGCACCTGCGCGTCCGCGACACCGACGGCGAACCCTCCACGGTCTGCCTGCTCGTCCGCGACGACGAGCGCGCGGTCCTGCAGACCCCGCTGCGCGGCCCCGCCCCCGAGCCGGGCACGCTCACCGAGCCGCACACCGCCGACCCCTTCGAGGTCTTCATCGGCTCCCCGGCGCCGGACGACCTCGACGGCCTCCTCCAGCGCACCGTCGAGCGCGCCCGCGACATGCTCGACGGCGACGCCGCCTTCCTGCTCCTCGCCACGGACGACGAGACGGAACTGGAGGTGCGCGCCTCCACAGGCCTGCCATCCGCCCGCCAGCGCTTCGCCCGCGTCCCCGTGGAGGCGGGCCCCGGCCGCTACGGCTCCGCCCGCATGCCGGCCGTACACGAAGATCTGACAGTCGTCCCCGGCGCCGTCCCGCTCCTCAGCGGCACGGGCATGCGCTCCGTCGTCACGGTCCCGCTGAAGGTCGAGGGGCGCCTCACGGGCTCCCTCGGGGTCGCCGCCGAGTCCCCCGACCGCTACTCGAACGAAGAGGCGCTGCGCCTCCAGTTCGCCGCCGACCGCATCGCGCTTGCCGTCGAGTCCGCGCGCCTCGGCGAGCTCGAACGCCTGCGCCGCGGCTCGCTCTCCTTCCTCGTCGAGGCCTCCGACCTCCTCGCCGGCACCCTGGACCGCGACCAGACCCTGGCGCTCATGGCCCAGATGACGGTCCCGACCCTCGCGACCTGGTGCGCCGTCTACACGATCGCCGACCAGTCGTCCGAGCCCTATCTCTCGTACGTCCTCCATGAGGACGAGGAGCGCATCGACGGCCTGAAGGCGCTCCTCTCCAAGATCGCCCCGCCCGACCCCGTGCCGACCCCGGGCGCCCGCGTCTGGGCCGCCCCCTCGGAAGCGGCCCACCAGGCGGCCCTGCGCACGTCCATGCGCAGCCTCGGCCTCGGCGAGCCCCTCAGCCTGGGCTCGGGCATCGGCACGACCCTCTCCACGGCGTCGGCGGTCGGCGGCGAGACCGTGGTCCTCCCCCTGGTCGCCCGCAACCGCGTCATCGGCATGCTCACGCTCGGTAAGCCCTCCGACGAACACTTCCGCCAAGAGATCCTGGAATTGGCCGAAGATCTCTCCCGCCGAGCGGCCCTGGCCCTGGACAACGCCCGCCTGTACTCGGAGCGCATGGCCATCAGCCAGTCCCTCCAGCGCAGCCTCCTGCCGCCGGGGCTCCCCCAGGTGCCGGGCGTCGAGGTCGAGGTCATCTACCGCGCCGCGGGCGAGGGCAACGAGGTCGGCGGAGACTTCTACGACCTCTTCCCGATCCGCGACGGCGCGTACGGCTTCGCGATCGGCGACGTCTGCGGCACGGGCCCGGAGGCGGCAGCCGTCACGGGCCTGGCCCGGCACGCCCTGCGCCTGCTCGCCCGCGAAGGCTTCGGCGGCCCCGCGGTCCTGGAGCGCCTGAACGCCGCGATCCTCGACGAGGGCGCCCGCAGCCGCTTCCTCACCCTCCTCTACGGGGAGTTGTGGCCGCAGGAGGACGGCTCGGCCGTCCTGAAGATCGTCTGCGCCGGCCACCCGCTCCCGCTCCGCCTGCGCCAGGACGGCACGGTCGAGCCGTACGCGGAGCCGCAGCCGCTGCTCGGCGTCATGGACGACCTGGAGCTCTACGAACAGACGATGACGCTCGACCCGGGCGATGTCCTGCTCTGCGTGACGGACGGCGTCACCGAACGCCGCGAGGGCACCCGCATGCTGGGGGACGACGGCCTGGCGGACGTCCTCACGACGTGCACGGGTCTGACAGCGGGCGCTGTGGCGGCCCGCATCATGCGCGCGGTGGAACGCTTCGCGACGGACGCCCCGTCGGACGACATGGCAATCCTCGCGATGCGGGTACCGGGCCTCCACAAGGACTGA
- a CDS encoding DegT/DnrJ/EryC1/StrS family aminotransferase, translated as MLRAAGIGHGDEVIVPAYGNAEVAEAVVHAGAMPVFADIEQSTYCLDADAVAAAMTARTAAVIVVHRFGNQADVGRMRDVGQRHGLLVLEQGELDAPYDELAQRRAHAAYLSGRLSGVVTPDGGAAHSYQQYVVRVPGNGRPDRDAFARAVRAKGVDCRVPVKIPVHRMPEFRRDVALPETERAADETLALPVDASMSRRDLQRVVSACNALGGLLQPAF; from the coding sequence ATGTTGCGAGCCGCAGGCATCGGGCACGGTGACGAGGTCATCGTGCCGGCGTACGGGAACGCCGAGGTCGCTGAGGCAGTGGTGCACGCCGGTGCCATGCCCGTCTTCGCCGACATAGAGCAGTCGACGTACTGCCTCGATGCCGACGCGGTCGCCGCTGCCATGACCGCACGTACGGCCGCTGTCATCGTCGTACACCGCTTTGGGAACCAGGCCGATGTCGGGCGGATGCGGGATGTTGGCCAGCGTCACGGGCTTCTGGTGCTCGAGCAGGGCGAGTTGGACGCGCCGTACGACGAGCTCGCCCAGCGGCGGGCGCATGCCGCCTATCTCAGTGGGCGACTGAGCGGGGTGGTGACTCCGGACGGCGGTGCCGCGCACAGCTATCAGCAGTACGTCGTGCGCGTGCCCGGCAACGGTCGGCCCGACCGTGACGCGTTCGCACGCGCCGTACGGGCGAAGGGAGTTGACTGTCGGGTGCCCGTGAAGATTCCGGTGCACCGGATGCCGGAGTTCCGGCGGGATGTGGCGCTTCCGGAGACGGAGCGGGCCGCGGACGAGACGCTGGCGCTGCCCGTCGACGCGTCGATGTCCCGGCGGGATCTGCAGCGTGTCGTGTCCGCGTGCAATGCGTTGGGTGGGCTTCTTCAGCCGGCCTTCTAG
- a CDS encoding HAMP domain-containing protein has translation MESGAATRGSETRAKDGQSLSKQRKPRNGATTAVDAAALNRLLAALVAMRDGNFRKRLTVSGDDVMSEIAAVFNEVADRNLHLTGEISRVRRMVGREGKLTERLESGASEGSWAAAIDASNALVDDLVRPVSEVGRVLSAVADGDLEQRMELRAPADEGNGHPLRGEFLKVGRTVNNLVDQLSTFTDEVTRVASEVGTEGKLGGQARVRGMSGSWKDLTDSVNTMAYRLTAQVRDIALVTTAVAKGDLSRKVTVHVAGEMLELKNTVNTMVDQLSSFSSEVTRVAREVGTEGELGGQAQVPGVAGVWKDLTDSVNLMAGNLTAQVRGIAQVTTAVASGDLSQKVTVSARGEVAQLAETINQMTETLRTFADEVTRVANEVGAEGQLGGQANVPGAAGTWKDLTDSVNTVFRNLTTQVRDIAQVTTAVANGDLSQKVTVDVAGEMLELKNTVNTMVDQLSAFGSEVTRVAREIGVEGELGGQAQVQGAAGTWKDLTDSVNTAFRNLTGQVRNIAQVTTAVANGDLSQKVTVDVSGEMLQLKNTVNTMVDQLSSFADQVTRMARDVGTEGRLGGQARVDGVSGTWKELTDSVNFMAGNLTSQVRQIAQVTTAVARGDLSQKIDVDARGEILELKNTINTMVDQLSAFADQVTRVAREVGTEGRLGGQAQVPGVAGVWRDLTDSVNGMAGNLTAQVRNIAQVATAVARGDLSQKIDVDARGEILELKNTLNTMVDQLSAFAEQVTRVAREVGTDGILGGQAEVQGVSGTWKDLTQSVNGMANNLTLQVRNIAEVTTAVAMGDLSKKITVDAKGEILELVTTVNTMVDQLSNFAEQVNRVAREVGTEGNLGGQARVPGVTGTWKDLSDNVNLMANNLTGQVRNISQVAAAVANGDLTKKVTVEARGEVAQLADTVNTMVKTLSSFADEVTRVAREVGTDGILGGQARVPGVSGTWKDLTESVNGMASNLTGQVRNIAMVTTAIAKGDLTKKIDIDARGEILELKTTINTMVDQLSSFAEQVTRVAREVGTEGQLGGQARVRDVDGTWRDLTESVNEMAGNLTRQVRAIAEVATAVTRGDLNLKIDVDAAGEIQVLQDNINSMIANLRDTTLANKEQDWLKGNLARISGLMQGRRDLEDVASLIMSELTPVVSAQHGAFFLALPTDDSAEPGAEQGDAYELRMMGSYGYSMGSMPTSFRPGETLIGTAAQERRTILVENAPSGYLRIASGLGEAPPAQVIVLPVLFEGTVLGVIELAAFQPFTQIQKDFLSQIAEMIATSVNTISVNTKTEVLLKQSQELTEQLRERSAELENRQKALQDSNAELEEKAELLAQQNRDIEVKNTEIEEARQVLEERAEQLAVSMRYKSEFLANMSHELRTPLNSLLILAKLLADNADANLTPKQVEFAETIHGAGSDLLQLINDILDLSKVEAGKMDVSPTRIALVQLVDYVEATFRPLTAEKGLDFSVRVSPELPATLHTDEQRLLQVLRNLLSNAVKFTDSGAVELVIRHANADVPNAIREQLLEAGSLRDADADLIAFSVSDTGIGIAASKMRVIFEAFKQADGTTSRKYGGTGLGLSISREIARLLGGEIHAASEPGRGSTFTLYLPLHPSELPPQGYAQLSPLPGSAGRPALEEGSSTAEQSPEGGEAAPRRLDATPAPGTLFRRRRRSASASTEQPPALPGQAGADSPEQRSQEQWAAGQETPDARPGHHFGGEKVLIVDDDIRNVFALTSVLEQHGLAVLYAENGREGIEVLEQHDDVTVVLMDIMMPEMDGYATTTAIRRMPQFAGLPIIALTAKAMKGDREKAIDSGASDYVTKPVDPDHLLSVMEQWMRGE, from the coding sequence GTGGAGTCTGGCGCAGCGACGCGGGGCAGTGAGACGCGCGCGAAAGACGGACAGTCCCTGAGTAAACAGCGCAAACCGCGCAATGGGGCAACTACGGCAGTGGACGCAGCAGCTTTGAACAGACTGCTCGCGGCGCTCGTGGCGATGCGGGACGGAAACTTCCGGAAGCGGCTCACGGTCTCCGGCGATGACGTCATGTCCGAGATCGCTGCCGTCTTCAATGAAGTGGCCGACCGCAATCTGCATCTGACCGGTGAGATCTCCCGTGTGCGGCGCATGGTCGGACGTGAGGGAAAGCTCACGGAACGCCTGGAGAGCGGGGCGAGCGAGGGTTCCTGGGCCGCGGCGATCGACGCGTCGAACGCGCTGGTCGACGATCTCGTACGCCCCGTGTCCGAGGTCGGGCGTGTGCTCTCCGCGGTCGCGGACGGCGACCTGGAGCAGCGCATGGAGCTGCGGGCGCCGGCGGACGAGGGGAACGGCCATCCGCTGCGCGGGGAGTTCCTGAAGGTCGGCCGCACGGTCAACAACCTGGTCGACCAGCTGTCGACGTTCACCGACGAGGTCACGCGGGTGGCCAGCGAGGTGGGTACCGAGGGCAAGCTGGGCGGCCAGGCCCGAGTGCGTGGAATGTCCGGTTCGTGGAAGGACCTCACGGATTCGGTGAACACCATGGCGTACCGGCTGACCGCGCAGGTGCGTGACATTGCTCTCGTGACGACGGCCGTGGCCAAGGGTGACTTGTCCCGGAAGGTCACGGTTCACGTCGCCGGCGAGATGCTTGAGCTGAAAAACACCGTCAACACGATGGTGGACCAGCTCTCGTCGTTCTCCTCCGAGGTGACCCGCGTCGCGCGTGAGGTGGGCACGGAGGGCGAGCTCGGCGGCCAGGCGCAGGTGCCCGGTGTGGCGGGAGTGTGGAAGGACCTCACCGACTCGGTGAATCTCATGGCCGGCAATCTCACCGCCCAGGTGCGCGGGATCGCCCAGGTCACGACGGCCGTCGCGAGCGGCGATCTGTCCCAGAAGGTGACGGTGAGCGCGCGCGGCGAGGTGGCCCAGCTCGCCGAGACGATCAACCAGATGACCGAGACGCTGCGGACGTTCGCGGACGAGGTCACGCGCGTGGCCAACGAGGTCGGCGCCGAGGGGCAGCTGGGCGGTCAGGCGAATGTGCCGGGCGCGGCGGGGACGTGGAAGGACCTCACCGACTCGGTGAACACGGTCTTCCGGAACCTCACCACGCAGGTGCGGGACATCGCGCAGGTGACGACGGCGGTCGCCAATGGTGATCTGTCGCAGAAGGTCACCGTCGATGTCGCGGGCGAGATGCTCGAGCTGAAGAACACCGTGAACACGATGGTGGACCAGCTCTCCGCCTTCGGTTCCGAAGTGACGCGTGTGGCGCGGGAGATCGGCGTCGAGGGTGAGCTCGGTGGCCAGGCACAGGTGCAGGGTGCGGCCGGTACGTGGAAGGACCTGACGGACTCGGTCAACACGGCCTTCCGCAACCTCACGGGCCAGGTCCGCAACATCGCGCAGGTGACGACGGCGGTCGCCAACGGTGATCTGTCGCAGAAGGTCACCGTCGACGTCTCCGGCGAGATGCTTCAGTTGAAGAACACCGTCAACACGATGGTGGACCAGCTGTCGTCCTTCGCCGACCAGGTCACGCGCATGGCGCGCGACGTGGGCACGGAGGGCCGCCTCGGCGGTCAGGCCCGCGTGGACGGCGTCAGCGGCACCTGGAAGGAACTGACCGACTCCGTCAACTTCATGGCGGGGAACCTGACTTCGCAGGTACGCCAGATCGCCCAGGTCACGACTGCGGTGGCCCGTGGCGACCTGTCGCAGAAGATCGACGTGGACGCGCGCGGCGAGATCCTGGAGCTGAAGAACACCATCAACACGATGGTCGACCAGCTCTCCGCCTTCGCCGACCAGGTGACGCGGGTGGCCCGCGAGGTGGGCACGGAGGGTCGCCTCGGCGGCCAGGCGCAGGTGCCCGGTGTGGCAGGAGTCTGGCGCGATCTGACCGATTCCGTGAACGGCATGGCCGGCAACCTCACCGCCCAGGTGCGCAACATCGCCCAGGTCGCCACCGCGGTGGCCCGCGGTGACCTGTCGCAGAAGATCGACGTGGACGCGCGCGGCGAGATCCTGGAGCTGAAGAACACCCTCAACACGATGGTGGACCAGCTCTCCGCCTTCGCCGAGCAAGTGACGCGGGTGGCCCGCGAGGTGGGCACGGACGGCATCCTGGGCGGCCAGGCCGAGGTGCAGGGTGTCTCCGGCACCTGGAAGGACCTCACGCAGTCCGTGAACGGCATGGCGAACAACCTGACCCTTCAGGTCCGCAACATCGCCGAGGTCACCACGGCCGTCGCCATGGGCGACCTCTCCAAGAAGATCACCGTCGACGCGAAGGGCGAGATCCTCGAACTCGTCACCACCGTGAACACGATGGTCGACCAGCTCTCCAACTTCGCGGAGCAGGTGAACCGCGTGGCCCGCGAGGTGGGCACCGAGGGCAACCTGGGCGGCCAGGCGAGGGTTCCGGGCGTCACCGGTACCTGGAAGGACCTGAGCGACAACGTCAACCTGATGGCCAACAACCTGACCGGCCAGGTGCGGAACATCTCCCAGGTCGCGGCGGCGGTCGCCAACGGAGACCTCACCAAGAAGGTCACCGTCGAGGCGCGCGGCGAGGTCGCGCAGCTCGCCGACACCGTCAACACGATGGTGAAGACGCTGAGTTCGTTCGCGGACGAGGTGACCCGCGTGGCCCGCGAGGTGGGCACGGACGGCATCCTCGGCGGCCAGGCCCGCGTTCCCGGAGTCTCCGGTACGTGGAAGGACTTGACGGAGTCCGTGAACGGCATGGCCTCCAACCTCACCGGCCAGGTCCGCAACATCGCGATGGTCACGACGGCCATCGCCAAGGGTGATCTCACCAAGAAGATCGACATCGACGCCCGCGGCGAGATCCTCGAGCTGAAGACCACCATCAACACGATGGTCGACCAGCTGTCGTCGTTCGCCGAGCAGGTCACGCGGGTGGCCCGCGAGGTGGGCACGGAAGGGCAGTTGGGCGGTCAGGCCCGGGTGCGGGACGTCGACGGCACGTGGCGCGACCTCACCGAATCGGTGAACGAGATGGCCGGGAACCTGACCCGTCAGGTGCGCGCCATCGCCGAGGTCGCCACTGCGGTGACCCGCGGCGATCTGAACCTGAAGATCGACGTGGACGCGGCGGGCGAGATCCAGGTCCTGCAGGACAACATCAACTCCATGATCGCCAACCTGCGCGACACCACCCTCGCCAACAAGGAACAGGACTGGCTCAAGGGCAACTTGGCGCGGATCTCCGGCCTGATGCAGGGCCGCCGCGACCTGGAGGACGTCGCCTCGCTGATCATGAGCGAGCTGACGCCGGTCGTCTCCGCGCAGCACGGCGCCTTCTTCCTGGCGCTGCCCACGGACGACAGTGCGGAGCCAGGGGCCGAGCAGGGAGACGCGTACGAACTGCGCATGATGGGCAGTTACGGCTACTCCATGGGCTCCATGCCCACGTCCTTCCGGCCCGGCGAGACGCTGATCGGCACGGCCGCGCAGGAGCGGCGCACGATCCTGGTGGAGAACGCGCCGTCCGGCTATCTGCGGATCGCGTCCGGCCTCGGGGAGGCGCCGCCCGCCCAGGTGATCGTGCTTCCGGTGCTCTTCGAAGGGACCGTGCTCGGCGTGATCGAGCTGGCCGCCTTCCAGCCCTTCACGCAGATCCAGAAGGACTTCCTCAGCCAGATCGCCGAGATGATCGCGACGAGCGTCAACACCATCAGCGTCAATACGAAGACCGAGGTGCTGCTCAAGCAGTCGCAGGAACTGACGGAGCAGCTGCGGGAGCGCTCGGCCGAACTGGAGAACCGGCAGAAGGCACTTCAGGACTCCAACGCCGAACTGGAGGAGAAGGCCGAGCTGCTCGCCCAGCAGAACCGCGACATCGAGGTCAAGAACACCGAGATCGAAGAGGCCAGGCAGGTCCTGGAGGAGCGCGCCGAGCAGCTCGCGGTCTCGATGCGTTACAAGTCCGAGTTCCTGGCGAACATGTCGCACGAGCTGCGTACGCCGCTCAACTCCCTGCTGATCCTGGCCAAGTTGCTCGCCGACAACGCCGACGCGAACCTCACCCCCAAGCAGGTGGAGTTCGCCGAGACCATCCACGGGGCGGGCTCGGACCTCCTTCAGCTCATCAACGACATCCTCGACCTCTCCAAGGTCGAGGCGGGCAAGATGGACGTCTCCCCGACGCGCATCGCACTCGTCCAACTCGTTGACTACGTAGAGGCCACTTTCCGGCCGCTGACCGCAGAGAAGGGGCTCGATTTCTCCGTACGGGTGTCTCCGGAGCTGCCGGCGACGCTGCACACGGACGAACAGCGGCTCCTTCAGGTGCTGCGCAACCTCCTGTCCAACGCGGTGAAGTTCACCGACTCCGGAGCGGTCGAGCTGGTGATCCGGCACGCGAACGCCGATGTGCCCAACGCCATCCGCGAACAGCTCTTGGAGGCCGGTTCGCTGCGCGACGCGGACGCGGACCTGATCGCCTTCTCGGTGAGTGACACCGGCATCGGCATCGCCGCAAGCAAGATGCGGGTGATCTTCGAGGCGTTCAAGCAGGCCGACGGCACGACCAGCCGGAAGTACGGCGGTACGGGCCTCGGGCTCTCCATCAGCCGGGAGATCGCGCGGCTGCTCGGCGGTGAGATCCACGCGGCGAGCGAGCCGGGCCGCGGCTCCACGTTCACGCTCTATTTGCCGCTGCACCCGAGCGAACTGCCGCCCCAGGGCTACGCACAGCTGTCACCACTGCCGGGATCGGCGGGACGGCCCGCCCTGGAGGAGGGCTCGTCCACGGCCGAGCAGTCCCCGGAAGGGGGCGAGGCGGCCCCGCGGCGGCTCGACGCGACGCCCGCGCCCGGCACGCTCTTCAGGCGCCGCAGGCGCTCCGCGTCAGCCTCCACCGAGCAGCCGCCCGCGCTGCCCGGCCAGGCGGGGGCGGACTCACCGGAGCAGCGCTCGCAGGAGCAGTGGGCGGCCGGACAGGAGACGCCCGATGCGCGTCCCGGCCACCACTTCGGCGGCGAGAAGGTGCTCATCGTCGACGACGACATCCGCAATGTGTTCGCGCTCACCAGCGTCCTGGAACAGCACGGGCTCGCGGTGCTGTACGCGGAGAACGGCCGTGAGGGCATCGAAGTCCTGGAACAGCACGACGATGTGACGGTCGTGCTGATGGACATCATGATGCCGGAGATGGACGGGTACGCGACGACGACGGCGATCCGCAGGATGCCGCAGTTCGCCGGACTCCCGATCATCGCGCTCACCGCCAAGGCGATGAAGGGCGACCGGGAGAAAGCCATCGACTCCGGCGCTTCCGATTACGTTACGAAGCCGGTCGACCCGGATCATCTGCTCTCGGTGATGGAGCAGTGGATGCGCGGGGAGTGA